In Microbacterium cremeum, a genomic segment contains:
- the xerD gene encoding site-specific tyrosine recombinase XerD, with protein MRLDRAVDSYLRHVSIERGLSENTVAAYRRDLAGYVAWLRERGIDDTSAVTADVVGAFVADRAAARPPIAASSLARLQSSVRGLHRFLAREGVETVDPAARLRPPKQPRRLPKALTIEQVEKLLDAAGPAPATVAASDAPGAAAAGPAPSGGAAPGDLIGMRDRALLELLYATGARVSEIVQLDVDDVSHGDVLRVRGKGSKERIVPVGSYARAALDVYLTRARPELSRRGRATPRLFLGARGAPLSRQSAWLVIQSAAERAHLTAHVSPHTLRHSFATHLLQGGADVRVVQELLGHASVATTQIYTYVSVDALRDVYATSHPRAR; from the coding sequence ATGCGACTGGACCGGGCGGTGGATTCCTACCTGCGCCACGTCTCGATCGAGCGCGGGCTGTCGGAGAACACGGTGGCGGCGTATCGCCGCGACCTCGCCGGCTACGTGGCCTGGCTGCGCGAGCGAGGCATCGACGACACGTCGGCGGTGACCGCCGACGTGGTCGGTGCCTTCGTCGCGGATCGCGCCGCGGCTCGTCCGCCCATCGCGGCGTCGTCGCTCGCCCGGCTCCAGTCCTCGGTGCGCGGGCTTCACCGGTTCCTCGCCCGAGAGGGCGTCGAGACGGTCGATCCGGCGGCCCGCCTGCGTCCGCCGAAGCAGCCGCGCCGGCTTCCGAAGGCGCTGACGATCGAGCAGGTGGAGAAGCTGCTGGATGCCGCCGGCCCGGCGCCCGCGACGGTGGCGGCGTCTGATGCGCCGGGCGCCGCCGCGGCGGGTCCGGCTCCGAGCGGGGGAGCGGCGCCGGGAGACCTCATCGGGATGCGCGACCGTGCGCTGCTCGAACTGCTGTACGCGACCGGCGCACGCGTCTCCGAAATCGTGCAGCTGGACGTCGACGACGTGAGTCACGGCGATGTGCTGCGCGTGCGGGGCAAGGGCTCGAAGGAGCGCATCGTCCCGGTCGGCTCGTACGCGCGCGCCGCGCTCGACGTGTACCTCACGCGCGCGCGGCCCGAGCTGTCGCGCCGGGGACGGGCGACCCCGAGGCTCTTCCTCGGGGCGCGGGGCGCGCCGCTCTCGCGGCAGAGCGCATGGCTCGTCATCCAGTCCGCCGCCGAACGCGCGCACCTGACGGCGCACGTGTCGCCGCACACACTGCGCCACTCGTTCGCGACGCACCTGCTGCAGGGCGGGGCCGACGTCCGCGTGGTGCAGGAGCTGCTGGGGCACGCGTCGGTCGCCACGACGCAGATCTACACGTACGTCTCGGTGGATGCGCTGCGCGACGTCTATGCCACCTCGCACCCCCGGGCGCGGTGA
- a CDS encoding NUDIX domain-containing protein, translating into MTGERMPRPGAPSTPVRVLADEPVDATIVESERVYEGRVWDVRSDTVSYGDGRIVRQYVDHPGAAAVVALDEHDRVLLIQQYRHPIRLRDWEVPAGLLDVDGESPLETARRELAEEADLVAESWEPLVSVFTTPGGNDEVVHLFLARGLSPAGAVHAREEEEADIVLEWVALDDVVDGIFSGRLRNGIMTVGVLAARERLRSAREATGA; encoded by the coding sequence GTGACCGGCGAACGGATGCCGCGGCCCGGCGCCCCGAGCACGCCGGTGCGCGTGCTCGCCGATGAACCGGTCGACGCGACGATCGTCGAGAGCGAGCGGGTGTACGAGGGTCGCGTGTGGGATGTCCGCAGCGACACCGTGTCGTACGGCGACGGCCGGATCGTGCGTCAGTACGTCGACCATCCCGGCGCGGCGGCGGTGGTGGCGCTGGACGAGCATGACCGGGTGCTGCTGATCCAGCAGTACCGGCATCCGATCCGGCTCCGCGACTGGGAGGTGCCGGCAGGCCTGCTCGACGTCGACGGCGAGAGCCCGCTCGAGACGGCCCGGCGGGAGCTCGCCGAGGAGGCGGACCTCGTGGCGGAGTCGTGGGAGCCGCTCGTGAGCGTCTTCACGACCCCGGGCGGCAATGACGAGGTCGTGCATCTGTTCCTCGCGCGCGGCCTGTCGCCCGCGGGCGCCGTGCATGCACGCGAGGAGGAGGAGGCCGACATCGTCCTGGAGTGGGTGGCGCTGGACGATGTCGTCGACGGGATCTTCTCGGGCCGGCTGCGCAACGGCATCATGACGGTGGGCGTGCTGGCCGCGCGTGAGCGCCTGCGCTCCGCGCGGGAGGCCACGGGCGCCTGA
- a CDS encoding CTP synthase, which produces MQTSGSSRGDSTDDTTKHIFVTGGVVSSLGKGLTAASLGNLLTARGLRVVMQKLDPYLNVDPGTMNPFQHGEVFVTDDGAETDLDIGHYERFLDIELSEAANVTTGQIYSQVIAKERRGEYLGDTVQVIPHITDEIKRRMRLQATEEPRPDVIITEIGGTVGDIESQPFIESARQIRHELGRTNVFFVHVSLVPFMGASGEQKTKPTQHSVAALRSIGIQPDALVLRSDRPVTESNKRKIALMCDVDEGAVVNAVDVPSIYDIPSMLNAQGLDEYIVRALGLSKAADVDWSRWERVLQAVHNPKHEVTIGLVGKYIDLPDAYLSVTEALKAGGFAQETHVNIRWIPSDECETPEGAAKALAPLDGIVIPGGFGIRGIEGKIGALKFAREQGIPTLGICLGLQCIVIEYARHVAGIEGASSSEFDPDTAHPVIATMEEQVDILDHGDLGGTMRLGLYPADLVEGSIAAEVYGSNRASERHRHRYEVNNRYREQIAQAGLVFSGVNPDLDLVEYVELPRDVHPYYIATQAHPELRSRPTDANPLFRGLVGAALERHRSSELFDGEPFEPAEESVA; this is translated from the coding sequence ATGCAGACTTCTGGTTCTTCCCGCGGCGACTCTACTGACGACACCACCAAGCACATCTTCGTGACCGGTGGTGTCGTCTCTTCTCTGGGCAAGGGTCTCACCGCCGCCAGCCTCGGGAACCTCCTGACGGCGCGCGGACTGCGCGTGGTCATGCAGAAGCTCGACCCGTACCTCAACGTCGACCCGGGCACGATGAACCCCTTCCAGCACGGCGAGGTCTTCGTCACCGACGACGGCGCCGAGACGGATCTCGACATCGGCCACTACGAGCGTTTCCTCGACATCGAGCTGAGCGAGGCGGCGAACGTCACGACGGGGCAGATCTATTCGCAGGTGATCGCCAAGGAGCGCCGCGGCGAGTACCTCGGCGACACGGTGCAGGTGATCCCGCACATCACCGACGAGATCAAGCGCCGCATGCGCCTGCAGGCCACCGAGGAGCCGCGTCCCGACGTCATCATCACCGAGATCGGCGGCACGGTCGGCGACATCGAGTCGCAGCCGTTCATCGAGTCGGCGCGGCAGATCCGCCACGAGCTCGGCCGCACCAACGTCTTCTTCGTGCACGTCTCGCTGGTGCCGTTCATGGGCGCCTCGGGCGAGCAGAAGACCAAGCCCACGCAGCACTCGGTGGCGGCACTGCGCTCGATCGGCATCCAGCCGGACGCGCTCGTGCTGCGCAGCGATCGCCCCGTGACGGAGTCGAACAAGCGCAAGATCGCGCTCATGTGCGACGTCGACGAGGGCGCGGTCGTGAACGCGGTCGACGTGCCGAGCATCTACGACATCCCGTCGATGCTCAACGCCCAGGGTCTCGACGAGTACATCGTGCGCGCGCTCGGCCTCTCGAAGGCGGCGGATGTCGACTGGTCGCGCTGGGAGCGCGTGCTGCAGGCCGTGCACAACCCGAAGCACGAGGTCACGATCGGCCTGGTCGGCAAGTACATAGACCTGCCGGACGCTTACCTCTCGGTCACCGAGGCGCTGAAGGCGGGCGGGTTCGCGCAAGAGACCCACGTGAACATCCGCTGGATCCCGTCGGACGAGTGCGAGACGCCGGAGGGCGCCGCCAAGGCGCTCGCGCCGCTGGACGGCATCGTGATCCCGGGCGGTTTCGGCATCCGCGGCATCGAGGGCAAGATCGGGGCGCTGAAGTTCGCGCGCGAGCAGGGCATCCCGACCCTCGGCATCTGCCTGGGCCTGCAGTGCATCGTGATCGAGTACGCACGCCACGTCGCGGGCATCGAGGGGGCGTCCTCGAGCGAGTTCGACCCCGACACCGCGCACCCGGTCATCGCGACGATGGAGGAGCAGGTCGACATCCTCGACCACGGCGATCTCGGCGGCACGATGCGTCTGGGGCTGTACCCCGCCGACCTCGTGGAAGGCAGCATCGCCGCCGAGGTGTACGGTTCGAACCGCGCGTCCGAGCGTCACCGTCACCGGTACGAGGTCAACAACCGGTACCGCGAGCAGATCGCACAGGCGGGGCTGGTGTTCTCGGGTGTGAACCCGGATCTCGATCTCGTCGAGTACGTCGAGCTGCCGCGCGACGTGCACCCGTACTACATCGCGACGCAGGCGCACCCCGAGCTGCGCTCGCGCCCGACCGATGCGAACCCGCTGTTCCGCGGCCTCGTCGGCGCGGCGCTCGAGCGTCACCGCTCGAGCGAGCTGTTCGACGGCGAGCCCTTCGAGCCGGCCGAGGAATCGGTGGCGTGA
- the recN gene encoding DNA repair protein RecN encodes MIEEMRLRDLGVIAEATLPIGPGFTAITGETGAGKTMVVTGLGLLLGQRADSGAVRAGAAQATVDGVWIVPEEGAVAERVREAGGDVEPLGDGRAELFVGRSISSEGRGRASVGGRAAPAGVLADLADSLVVVHGQSDQLRLRSAAAQRDALDRFGGEPVQAARAEYRLAYEHWRTLDRELSQLTADRDARAREAEELRAQLADIEQAAPQPGEDAELATRAERLANAEELRLAAASAHDALSGEGDAPDAGSLLAEARRALERVHDPVLEELGAQVADLGYRTADVAAALAGYLADLDETGPHELAAVEERRSVLAALVRAHGSLDAALDLLDSGSARLAELDDDGDRIERLTSERDAAASALDTAAGALTAARTEAAERLGAAVTAELRALAMPDARLEVAVTPGAESASGRDDVAILLAPHPGAEPRAVSRGASGGELSRVMLAIEVVIAAVDPVPTFVFDEVDAGIGGAAAIEVGRRLARLAQSSQVIAVTHLAQVAAFAANHLTVVKASDGSVTASDVRRLDGAEREAEMARLLSGMPDSDAALTHARELLRLRTDLD; translated from the coding sequence GTGATCGAAGAGATGCGGCTGCGCGACCTGGGGGTGATCGCGGAGGCCACCTTGCCGATCGGGCCTGGGTTCACCGCGATCACCGGCGAGACCGGCGCGGGCAAGACGATGGTGGTGACGGGTCTCGGGCTGCTGCTCGGGCAGCGCGCCGATTCGGGCGCGGTGCGCGCCGGCGCCGCGCAGGCGACCGTGGACGGCGTGTGGATCGTGCCGGAGGAGGGCGCCGTCGCCGAGCGCGTGCGTGAGGCGGGCGGCGACGTCGAGCCCCTCGGGGACGGCCGCGCCGAGCTCTTCGTCGGGCGCTCGATCTCGAGCGAGGGCCGCGGCCGCGCATCGGTCGGCGGTCGCGCCGCCCCCGCGGGCGTGCTGGCCGACCTCGCCGACTCGCTCGTCGTGGTGCACGGTCAGTCCGACCAGCTGCGCCTGCGCTCGGCCGCCGCGCAGCGCGATGCGCTCGACCGGTTCGGCGGCGAGCCCGTGCAGGCCGCGCGAGCCGAGTACCGCCTGGCGTACGAGCACTGGCGCACGCTCGACCGCGAGCTCTCGCAGCTGACCGCCGACCGGGATGCCCGGGCGCGCGAAGCGGAGGAGCTGCGCGCGCAGCTCGCCGACATCGAGCAGGCGGCGCCGCAGCCCGGCGAGGACGCCGAGCTCGCCACGCGCGCCGAGCGGCTCGCGAACGCGGAGGAGCTGAGGCTGGCCGCGGCCTCCGCGCACGATGCGCTGTCGGGAGAGGGAGACGCGCCCGATGCGGGATCGCTTCTGGCCGAGGCGCGCCGGGCCCTCGAACGGGTGCACGATCCTGTGCTCGAGGAGCTGGGTGCGCAGGTCGCCGACCTCGGCTATCGCACCGCCGACGTCGCCGCGGCGCTCGCGGGCTACCTCGCCGATCTCGACGAGACCGGCCCCCACGAACTGGCCGCCGTCGAGGAGCGCCGGTCGGTGCTGGCGGCCCTGGTGCGCGCACACGGCTCGCTCGACGCGGCGCTCGACCTGCTCGACTCCGGATCCGCGCGGCTCGCCGAACTCGATGACGACGGTGATCGCATCGAGCGGCTCACGAGCGAGCGGGATGCCGCGGCATCCGCCCTCGACACGGCCGCGGGCGCGCTGACCGCGGCGCGCACCGAGGCGGCGGAGCGACTGGGCGCTGCGGTGACGGCCGAGCTGCGCGCCCTCGCGATGCCCGACGCGCGCCTGGAGGTGGCCGTCACCCCCGGAGCCGAGTCGGCGTCGGGCCGGGACGACGTCGCGATCCTGCTCGCCCCGCACCCCGGCGCCGAGCCGCGGGCGGTCTCGCGCGGCGCGAGCGGCGGCGAGCTCAGCCGCGTGATGCTCGCGATCGAGGTCGTGATCGCCGCCGTCGACCCCGTGCCCACCTTCGTCTTCGACGAGGTCGACGCCGGCATCGGCGGCGCGGCCGCCATCGAGGTCGGCCGGCGTCTGGCCCGGCTCGCGCAGTCGTCGCAGGTGATCGCGGTGACCCATCTCGCGCAGGTCGCCGCGTTCGCGGCCAATCATCTGACGGTCGTGAAGGCGAGCGACGGCTCGGTCACGGCATCCGATGTCCGGCGTCTGGACGGTGCCGAGCGCGAGGCCGAGATGGCGCGACTGCTCTCGGGGATGCCGGATTCCGATGCCGCGCTCACACACGCACGCGAGTTGCTCAGACTTCGCACGGACCTGGACTGA
- a CDS encoding NAD kinase, with product MNNSDPRADAGAERSILVVAHAHRAETVDAAERVVTALRAAGARPVLSPDDSEDVIAVRPSFADIAILGRDVAVADIELAIVLGGDGTILRAAELVRDGTAPVLGINMGHVGFLAEIERDDMDDAVRRVIERDYDVEERLALQVRVKDTADSVIYETWALNEATVEKASRERMLEVVIEIDGRPLSTFGCDGVVISTPTGSTAYNFSAGGPVIWPTVEAIAVVPLSAHALFAEPLVVGPEHSVAIEVLEHTNGTGILWCDGRRSHDLPPGARVVVRRSSRPVRLARLHPAQFTDRLVRKFRLPVEGWRGPAAITAALPLAPAKDAASAAPADPAARLAGEVAP from the coding sequence ATGAACAACTCCGATCCACGGGCCGACGCAGGGGCCGAGCGCAGCATCCTGGTGGTCGCGCACGCGCACCGTGCCGAGACGGTGGATGCCGCGGAGCGGGTCGTGACGGCGCTGCGCGCCGCGGGAGCGCGGCCGGTGCTCTCGCCGGACGACAGCGAAGACGTCATCGCGGTGCGCCCGTCGTTCGCCGACATCGCGATCCTCGGCCGCGATGTCGCGGTCGCCGACATCGAGCTGGCGATCGTGCTCGGAGGCGACGGCACCATCCTGCGCGCGGCCGAACTCGTGCGGGACGGCACGGCTCCCGTGCTCGGCATCAACATGGGGCACGTCGGCTTCCTCGCCGAGATCGAGCGCGACGACATGGACGACGCCGTCCGCCGAGTGATCGAGCGTGACTACGACGTCGAGGAGCGACTTGCGCTGCAGGTGCGCGTGAAGGACACCGCCGACTCGGTGATCTACGAGACGTGGGCGCTCAACGAGGCGACGGTCGAGAAGGCGAGCCGCGAGCGCATGCTCGAGGTCGTCATCGAGATCGACGGCCGGCCGCTGTCGACGTTCGGATGCGACGGCGTCGTGATCTCGACCCCGACCGGCTCGACCGCGTACAACTTCTCGGCCGGCGGGCCCGTCATCTGGCCGACCGTCGAGGCCATCGCGGTGGTGCCGCTCTCTGCGCACGCGCTCTTCGCGGAGCCGCTCGTGGTCGGGCCGGAGCATTCGGTCGCGATCGAGGTGCTCGAACACACGAACGGCACCGGCATCCTGTGGTGCGACGGGCGCCGCTCGCACGATCTGCCGCCCGGAGCGCGCGTCGTCGTACGCCGTTCCAGCCGGCCCGTGCGTCTCGCGCGTCTTCACCCGGCGCAGTTCACCGACCGTCTCGTGCGCAAGTTCCGCCTGCCGGTGGAGGGGTGGCGCGGTCCGGCGGCGATCACCGCCGCGCTCCCGCTCGCGCCGGCGAAGGATGCCGCATCCGCGGCCCCCGCCGATCCCGCGGCGCGTCTCGCCGGAGAGGTCGCCCCGTGA